In Cryptomeria japonica chromosome 1, Sugi_1.0, whole genome shotgun sequence, the sequence CTAACgtatttttctggattcgattgtgtgtattttttccatcaacatttcgaatcacactcaATTACATTAATCAACAATAATTATAAAAAGCAATGAATACGTTCGGTGTCATTTCAACTCTAAAAGGTAACCCAGATAACTTCAACTCTTTTCAGGAATTTAACAAACAGGGTTTCACAGGTATCATACCTCCAAGCATAGCCAATTTAACAGCATTAACTaattctaatgtatttttctggattcaattgtgtgtatttttttccatcaacatttcgaatcacactcaATTACACTAATCAACAATAATTATAGATTGCACTATTTTGCAATCTATAGATGTGGCTTTCCTCAGTTTAATAAGTGACTAATAAGTTTATGCTATTTGTTTTAGCTGTTAGGCAACAATAAATTTTCGGGCTCTATTCCAGATCTCAGCACACTGAAGAACCTTACGTCATTGTAAGAAATCCTTTACTATCTTCTATTAAAAGCCTTATTCCGATATACATAGATGAATGAGAGTAGTAGTTTCTATGTTGATCTTTGATTTCCTTGGCATGTGGAAGGCAACTACAAAATAATCAGCTTGTTGGAGATATTCCGAGTTGGTTAGAGAAGCTTCCATTGTTAAATGAACTGTATGTTTACTGATGACTActcataataattttatttttatgttttgatgATCTAGTCAAATGTATTGTTTATTCAACCAGATTTGTTTTTTAACTTTAAGCTTTTTACGTTGTTTAGTTTTTTGCAGAACAATAAATTAGATGGAGATGTGCCACCTGATTTAGTTAAGCCCGGTTTAAACCTCCAGTATGAGGACATCCTTTCTTGTGTCGATCTCGTTCAAATAGAAACCATTATTGCCTCGTATTACAAAAGGATAATTGTTCAGATAAATTGTTTGCTTTAAGAATCATAATTGTTCAATCTACCGTGCAGAATTAGTCCTCAAAGTAAGACTCCACGCGACAAGAAAAACAAAGTAAAAGGCTGGATTATAGGACTCGTTATTGGCTGTTTGGTTCTGTTATTCGTTGTGATATTCGGGATTCGTCTATGGAGGcaaaaatataataaaagaaaTCTCACCACAAACTATGCAACCTCAACATTCAATTATAGCTGTTTTTCAGAATTCCTGTCACTGGAAAAGAGTTTATTTAAAACCAGTTATTATTATTGTAGCTCTTGTAAGTTGTAACTATAAGTGTTGAATCGTGTTGGAAACTTAGTTGCCAGAAACGCGACGGTCTCCCGTCGTTTCGCATTTCAACGGGAGAAACGCGTTTCTTGTTTCTAACGGCCGTTTCTGCAGCGTTTGTAATATGTTTTCCATTGTTTTGATTTGTCAGTCAAATAATTGTTTTCCATTATAAGCGGGGTAAAGTAATTGTTTTTAACAGGTTTGATAGTAAAGTAAATGCTTTAAACAGATTTGACAGTAAAGTAattgttttttattgatttaacaTTGACACACTGATTTTTTTTGACATGTGAAATTGCATGTTTCATGGCTTAACTTTAGATTAACTAGTAGATGCAGATTATAGTTTTGTATTTTAGAAACTTTAACTTcataatttttatttatgtgaaataaagtttttaatgaaaatatatataaaactcCATGCTTTTTGATTtatgtaaaataattttttataattttatatatatatatatatatatatatacgtttcTTATACGCAACCTTTAAATATTCCGTTTCTCGTCATGTTGCCGTTGCGGTTGCGTTTCTTGTTTCTCGTTTCTGATAACTAAGGTTGGAAACTTTAGTTCTAATCTTCTCTTTTGAAACAGATAAAGATGATCCAAATGAATTTCGAAAACTGGTGGTAGAATATAAGGAAGAAGATATTAAAGCAGCTACAAACAACTATTCTACAATCATTGGTAAGGGAGGCTTTGGATCTGTGTTTTATGGTAAACTCTCAGGAAATGATGTTTCAGTGAAGATGCTTTCAACGAGTTCATCTCAAGGAAAACAAGAATTTCGAAATGAGGTTCTTCCTTTCCTCAAGAATAATGAATGCTTCATTGTaggaaaataattttcttttatcacctataGTTCTATTTCAGTCCAAATTACGTGTTTATAACACAACGCTTGTGTTCTTGGCTCCAGGTGACTCTCCTTTCAAGAGTACACCATAAGAATAGTGGCCTTAGTATACGAATTTATGGAGTGTGGAACATTTATGGACCATTTACACGGTATTGTTTATtccataaacaaaattaaatgtaAATATTCAAAAAGACTTGCTATTCTATTTACAGGCTCTGCAAAACAAGAGAAACCACTTGACTGGCAAACCAGGATCAACGTTGCTCTACAAGCTGCACAGGGTAAATTGTTTGAGTAACTATTATTGACTTTATTTTTATGGCTATTCTATGTAAAATTACTTTTACACATTACAGATGTCTTACATGGTTTGCAGGTTTGCTATACCTTCATGAGGGCTGTAGTCGTCCAATCATACACAGAGATGTTAAGTGCAGTAATATACTTTTGGATAAAAGAATGTTTGCCAAGATAACTGACTTTGGTCTATCCAAGTTGTTAGTCAATGCCAAAAGCTATATAACAACTAATGTGAAGGGCACCCTCAGCTATCTTGATCCTGAGTATGTATTTTCGTACTTCGCCATTATTTGATCTTTTCAATTCATCAACCAAACAAGTAGTTTGAACATTCATCGAGTGGTTGATAGTACACTGTTTTTGAAACTTCCTGCAGGTATTTTGGAAAGTCATCGCTAAATGAAAAGAGTGATGTCTACAGTTTTGGTGTAGTTTTGTTGGAGATAATTTGTGGTGTACCACCCAAGGAGCGATTAGTTGAATTGGTAACTAATTTAATGATAATCAATTTATTTTTCTAATCAATAATATACACTTCTCATCCTCTTTATTATACAGGCGAAGGAACTGCTTTCATCAGGGAGACTAGCAGACCTGATGGATTCTTCATTGGGTGGTCGATATAGTGTAGAATCTGCAAGGAAAGTTGCAAACATTGCATACGCATGTGTGGAAGAAAAATCAATAAATCGGTCCACAATGAACACAGTTGTGAAAGAGCTAGCAGAAGCGAAGGCACTTCTATCGGTCCAAAACGTACTTGATGACATGCCTGAAGCTAGGTAGCCATAGACCTGTGGATCTCCTTAAGTGTCTTTTTTTACACACTTTTATTGTAATAATTATTATATTGGTTGTGGATCATGTTGGGATATGTAATTGTGAAAAATAGAAAAGTATAGAATATTTTAGAACTAGATTATCTTATTTGTATCAAAGACCTCTACATAAAGAGGCATCTATGTAATGTCTGAGCATCAAGTGTATAGCTGATCATGCAAAGTGAATGATGTAGCATTATGAGTAATGTTTGCAATCAATAGATCAATAGAGAATTGCGTTTTAGCAGTTGAATAATATGTGTTTATTTGTATATTTTTGAATTTGTTTATTGTTGGTGTTTCTTATTTGTGTGTTCATTTATATCTCAATCCATCTCAATAGATCACTTATGAACCATCCTAAACATGATCAAATTTGATGACTTTCGCTTATTATGTTTGATtgtgtttttaattttattttttcttagttttatctttcaaccaaataatacattAAAATTTAATTGCAATTTTAAATGTTTTTAGTTTTTGATAAacgtttaataatatttttttttaaataaattattttaatgatttatatttattaaaaaataataatatgattaaattttcaataataaaatattggtggataaattatttttatatataattttgatAATTAAGAAACTACATTTCTTAAGTGTTTTTTTTTATACACTTTTAATTGTAATAATTATTATATTGGTTATGAATAATTTTGCGAGATGTATTTTTTTCCACCAATGAATTTAATCATCAAATGAAAGGGGGAAAATATAGAGAAGATTGGTAACATACATTTATATTAGCCAATAAGAAATATAGGTATATAACATTATATAAGGTTAAagtgaaaaatattaaatatttgttattttggGCATGTCAGTCTAAGAGATCTTCAAGAGATTCTCACGGTTAAACCCACTTTACAGATGTTTTACTTTGTAACTTTTTCTTGAGAAAAGTCCACATAGCCTCCTTATAATCACCTTTTGTTTTCTTGGGAAAGCGTACTCAATCATTAGGGATACTACTGGAAAGGGCAATAGTGTCGGCTAAGAGCTAGAAAGAAACCCTACTCACCATGACCAAACCCTTCTTCCAAGAGTTAGAAAATTCCAAAGATGGACTAGTGTCCAAACCTTGTATAGACAAAATGTAGGGAATAAAATTCCCAACTTCTTAAATACTCCAAACTTGTTGGTCCTTTTTCACAAACTCATGATCATTGGGTTCCATTTGGTCTATGTCACCACCCATTATATCTTGTTTAGAAGCATATAGAAAAGTGCCTAACACTAGATCCAGAGGATAGAGACAAAGGTAGTTTCTAGAAATCTGATgggtaaaataaaataaactagacTTCGATATTTTgggtaaaataaaataaactaggcTTCTTCTTATGTCACATGGCATACTCAATTACTTAATCTTAACCCACTGTAATTGATCCTGAatctaatttatattattattttttccatTGGTCATTCTTATGAGAGAAAGACCAAGGGGATAAAGTTATAACATACACAAAAGGTGTCCCACTTCTTTATTTCATTTCTAATCATttgatctaaaataaaaaaattgtgatcAACCAAGACCTATACTATCATAAAAGTTGACCCAACAAaattaaagaataaaaaaattagGAATTTATTCAATTACTGAAATAAAAACATCTTCATTTTACTTTAGTGATTTTTTAGTTGATTATTTATATCAAATATAGAGAAGATTGGTAACATACATTTATATTAGCCAATAAGAAATATAGGTGTATAACATTATATATCAATCAAAGtacaatatatataaaagaaatccATATAAGCTTACACCAATGCATAAGCATATACTGTCACATATATGTAATACAAACTATATGTACAAAATTACATGTAGGCATACAACAAATGAACCTAATGTAGTTACTTCCCTCTATTGGAATGAAAGAGATCATGAGCTACTTTAGAATGTCATGTGGAGGGAGATGCATACAATGATGGTTTCTTTTGAACCCACTGAATTTGGCATATGAAATAATAATCACTTAATGCATACTGATAATCAGTCTAAATTGATTTTTGAAACTCTTCATCTATAATAGGGGTGCACATTCACAATTTGAAGTTGTGAAGCATTTATTTTAACAATCTAAATTTTACAGTTAAAACCTAAAAATACTTACCTCTTCGAACTCGACGATGTTGTGGCATCATTTTGTGAACGATCTAACGAATGAATGGAAAAACTGAGGTCTCCAATAATGTGAGTGATCTTGATGATATTTACATGCCATGTATTTAATCAGAGTGATTGTatatttaaaatttcaatgcaattttttcagTTTTTATGATCGATAAGCGACAATGCAAGCATGTTAGAACATGCTTGTAGTATAACACAATCACTTTATGATCTATAGAGGGCAAAATGTGGGGTGGTCACCTAGAAACTATAAGATTTCTATCAATTATTTTTAACTcaaataaatgtatatatttaaGATAAATATTTAACAAGTTTTAGTTTGAATGATATAATTTATTCAATCAATAATTCTCTTATAACATTGATCCCTTGTGCATGGCGAATTGTCTATGAAAACACCAAAAGAACTTGTAATAAgtcttttttaaaattttataagtATTAAAAATCAGAATACAATTATTTTCTGatattttattcaattattaaattCACAAAACTTTTCTCCCTGCATGGTATGGACAATCTGtaccggaatatgatgggaagtagCATCAATCAATAAAAAATGAGACTCGATGGCTCACAGGCCCCAGAAACGGCACACTTAATAATACCTATTTGTTTGCCCCAGGGAAAGAGATATTGTTTACTGACTGTGATTTTCCATTTTTGGGGTGAATATTGAAATGATTTAACCTCTCAAATCACTTTATTTCCTTTTCTACCATTTCAGCAAAGCAAGTCAATGAATTGTGGAATTTTAACTGACATTTTTGTTGGGacgtgaagcccaacagtcacatgactGTCTACCTTCCCCAGACCtttcatttcatatctgaatatgattatataatggctgtgtgcagcccatgtaaATACACTTGATTAATGAAGTGATTCCTttctttgagtgtggatgtaggcaaatttgccAAACCACGATAAATCATGTGTTGTCTTTTCTTATTGCTTTATTCTATTTATGTTATCGTATTTTTCTCTGCTCattctaatctttacaattggtatcagagccatggttggcttgagcagagatggaagaagatgatgaagttGATTCCATCATGGAAGAATTTCCTGACAATTTAGATTCAGCTAAAGAAGAGGATGCCGAGGCGAGTgaagatgaacttgaagaagatgagaCATACGATGCCAAAAAATATCAA encodes:
- the LOC131045006 gene encoding putative leucine-rich repeat receptor-like serine/threonine-protein kinase At2g14440; this encodes MVSCNLFQSNVTLTKRRGLSFLLSDRPALAFYEGFLSISCGASKNEMIGGFEWITDSLFIKFRNTSTLSPFSSNDIAYQYRYLAYFTDLEANKYCYLLPVTPHIQCLVRARFSFGELVNLSIASIFDFYIEGIYWAKVDLGNFTEYVNVYYKIILAPKSGCLSLCLARNSETEESRYVFNSTIELRPLQSQMYNTYTDFNYGALLRYSRTHFGSSEEIKFPDDQYDRMWEPLQVPFTTDMSTDDSSFGSMRNQPPVSVLKTAITPQVGEELLVSNWLTLARGFYYFALYLCNINKTSLSGNNTLQVFIGNVQIAVIDFPEYMYCWWTDHRRELSVSGLAIRKVADVLNVPDDWTTGDPCLPAVLPLTGVKCNDEDPPREFNKQGFTGIIPPSIANLTALTNSNLLGNNKFSGSIPDLSTLKNLTSLQLQNNQLVGDIPSWLEKLPLLNELFLQNNKLDGDVPPDLVKPGLNLQISPQSKTPRDKKNKVKGWIIGLVIGCLVLLFVVIFGIRLWSCQKRDGLPSFRISTGETRFLFLTAVSAAFDSKVNALNRFDNKDDPNEFRKLVVEYKEEDIKAATNNYSTIIGKGGFGSVFYGKLSGNDVSVKMLSTSSSQGKQEFRNEVTLLSRVHHKNSGLSIRIYGVWNIYGPFTRYCSAKQEKPLDWQTRINVALQAAQGLLYLHEGCSRPIIHRDVKCSNILLDKRMFAKITDFGLSKLLVNAKSYITTNVKGTLSYLDPEYFGKSSLNEKSDVYSFGVVLLEIICGVPPKERLVELAKELLSSGRLADLMDSSLGGRYSVESARKVANIAYACVEEKSINRSTMNTVVKELAEAKALLSVQNVLDDMPEAR